One window of the Actinomyces wuliandei genome contains the following:
- a CDS encoding iron chelate uptake ABC transporter family permease subunit has protein sequence MTASVGSTTRGTSRSSTRTSRVPCMTTPRMVVGRGCCVVVTRTPFMTAGPCCSTIDPRGCRRKALTGPPVPACLGTSHPGRAATAPPAWVLPRPAPATFSSPLPGQARTGWGGSPASRCLVAAPQLARWLSRSSGTTLVASVAMGAFLLVVVDLLAQRLLAPVQVPVGLVRSACGGFYLLWPLGRRGDSQSIGAETARSEDWPAARGRSGCTSWACWPSLAPGGGT, from the coding sequence ATGACGGCGTCGGTAGGCTCCACGACGCGGGGGACCTCGCGGTCCTCCACCCGCACGTCGCGGGTGCCGTGCATGACCACACCACGCATGGTGGTGGGAAGAGGCTGCTGTGTGGTGGTCACAAGGACTCCTTTCATGACGGCTGGTCCCTGCTGCTCCACCATAGACCCGCGCGGGTGCCGGAGAAAGGCTCTGACAGGGCCTCCCGTCCCCGCGTGTCTGGGAACCTCCCACCCTGGACGGGCTGCTACCGCCCCGCCTGCCTGGGTGCTACCTCGCCCGGCCCCTGCCACCTTCTCCAGCCCACTGCCTGGTCAGGCCCGGACTGGCTGGGGAGGGTCACCAGCGTCACGGTGCCTGGTCGCGGCACCTCAGCTGGCACGTTGGCTGAGCCGCTCGTCGGGGACCACGCTGGTGGCCTCAGTAGCCATGGGTGCTTTTCTCTTGGTTGTAGTAGACCTGCTGGCCCAGCGCCTGCTCGCCCCCGTCCAGGTTCCGGTGGGACTGGTCCGCTCAGCCTGCGGGGGGTTCTACCTCCTGTGGCCGCTGGGGCGGCGTGGGGACAGCCAGAGCATAGGGGCTGAGACTGCGCGGTCTGAGGACTGGCCTGCGGCTAGGGGGCGATCTGGTTGCACATCTTGGGCCTGCTGGCCCTCCTTGGCTCCTGGCGGAGGCACGTGA
- a CDS encoding NAD(P)H-dependent oxidoreductase, translating into MTHHAGNSGPVGGFTRDDVVAAALDIGIDTFTLGKVARRLEVRPGDLRRAVSSREDLVSACLERVTSDLRLPRASLAWPDYLRHLADALWAVLERHPGLDHTLIDLPWAYLPFVPVAKRSHAALVAGGLGPHEAYLGLDYLVATVLTAHRRASAMRAPVEDSAGAREGLRGVDVATRMWDERFGQPGGASFGAEVRDPSAPGGEGDTDVPLRPEESWLEGGALQDQVEVLIKGLRALGQVTAGASTAPTYPGASSHGYPTQQAQQNQGTENPVKTLVLVFHPHMESSRVNRVLADRAESAGENVTVRYVYDLYPDFKIDVAAEQAALQDADRIVLQFPMYWFSSPALLKQWEDDVLTYGWAYGEEGTALHGKELLLAVSPGGSAYGREAAHSYTLHELLRPFQGSARVIGTRYAVPFLTVGALEISDAALAQRAEEYAATLVADRLPTLDTFG; encoded by the coding sequence ATGACACACCATGCGGGGAACAGCGGACCCGTAGGCGGGTTCACGCGGGACGATGTTGTCGCTGCCGCGCTGGACATAGGAATCGACACCTTCACCCTGGGCAAGGTAGCCAGGCGTCTCGAGGTGCGTCCAGGTGACCTCAGGCGCGCGGTCAGCTCGCGGGAGGACCTGGTCAGCGCCTGCCTGGAGCGGGTCACCTCGGACCTGCGCCTGCCCCGGGCCAGCCTGGCCTGGCCCGACTACCTTCGCCACCTGGCGGACGCGCTGTGGGCGGTCCTGGAGCGCCACCCGGGCCTGGACCACACACTCATCGACCTGCCCTGGGCCTACCTGCCGTTCGTCCCTGTGGCGAAGAGGTCCCACGCGGCGCTGGTGGCCGGGGGGCTGGGGCCTCACGAGGCCTACCTCGGGCTGGACTACCTGGTCGCCACCGTGCTGACGGCGCACCGGCGCGCCTCGGCGATGCGTGCCCCGGTGGAGGACTCGGCCGGAGCCCGGGAGGGGCTGCGCGGGGTCGACGTCGCCACCAGGATGTGGGACGAGCGCTTCGGCCAGCCCGGCGGCGCCTCCTTCGGCGCGGAGGTGCGCGACCCATCCGCACCGGGCGGTGAGGGTGACACGGACGTCCCCCTGCGTCCGGAGGAGTCCTGGCTGGAGGGCGGGGCGCTCCAGGACCAGGTGGAGGTCCTCATCAAGGGGCTGCGCGCCCTCGGGCAGGTGACGGCGGGCGCGTCCACAGCACCCACCTACCCGGGGGCGTCCTCCCACGGCTACCCGACCCAGCAGGCTCAGCAGAATCAAGGAACGGAGAATCCTGTGAAAACCCTAGTTCTTGTCTTCCACCCGCACATGGAGAGCTCACGGGTCAACAGGGTCCTGGCCGACAGGGCGGAGTCTGCCGGGGAGAACGTGACGGTGCGCTACGTCTACGACCTCTACCCGGACTTCAAGATCGATGTCGCCGCCGAGCAGGCTGCGCTGCAGGACGCCGACCGTATCGTCCTGCAGTTTCCCATGTACTGGTTCTCCAGCCCCGCGCTGCTCAAGCAGTGGGAGGACGACGTCCTCACCTACGGCTGGGCCTACGGGGAGGAGGGGACTGCCTTGCATGGGAAGGAGCTCCTGCTCGCCGTCAGCCCCGGTGGCAGCGCGTACGGGCGCGAGGCGGCCCACTCCTACACGCTTCACGAGCTTCTGCGTCCCTTCCAGGGCTCGGCGCGGGTCATCGGCACCAGGTACGCGGTGCCCTTCCTGACGGTGGGGGCGCTGGAGATCAGTGACGCGGCCCTGGCCCAGCGGGCCGAGGAGTACGCCGCCACACTCGTGGCAGACCGGCTCCCGACGCTGGACACCTTCGGCTGA
- a CDS encoding metallophosphoesterase family protein, producing the protein MRILHTSDWHLGRTFHGRVLDDDHAAFIDHLVTLAREESVDAVLVAGDVYDRALPPAAAVSLLDEALRRLTEVTRVVLTPGNHDSARRLGFAADLMTDRLLIRARAAHVGCGIVLPDAQGREAAVVHALPYLDPDAARQSLPPVLAERLGERPDRPGRRVDGQGTRGSREPGRADLGGGPQSAAGSDDPPLLPRSHEAVVSAALRLVAADLERTRSGRSQRLPSLVMAHAFVVGGRASESERDIRVGGVDAVPAQVFSTAGGSPLAQACGGIDYVALGHLHRPQEVAPSPREAGQGPRLVYPGSPLALSFEEADATKSSVLLDVGPCGVTALERVPVPVRHHVRTVEGTMDELLSPATQDATGTDSWVRVVLRGERPPGALATLRTRFPGLLAFHHEAPAPGLREQVGVTAAADPVEVATRFLADVAGRPPDQAERLAVQHAYEAVLAQQRSGS; encoded by the coding sequence ATGCGGATCCTCCACACCTCGGACTGGCACCTGGGGCGCACCTTCCACGGCCGGGTGCTTGACGACGACCACGCCGCCTTCATCGACCACCTGGTCACGCTGGCGCGCGAGGAGTCCGTGGACGCCGTGCTCGTGGCCGGGGACGTCTACGACCGCGCCCTGCCGCCCGCAGCCGCCGTCAGCCTCCTGGACGAGGCGCTGCGTCGCCTGACCGAGGTCACCCGGGTCGTCCTCACCCCCGGCAACCACGACTCGGCCCGTCGCCTGGGCTTCGCCGCCGACCTCATGACCGACCGCCTCCTCATCCGTGCCCGTGCCGCGCACGTGGGCTGCGGCATCGTCCTGCCCGACGCACAGGGCCGGGAGGCGGCCGTGGTGCACGCCCTGCCCTACCTGGACCCTGACGCCGCACGACAGTCCCTGCCGCCTGTGCTGGCTGAGCGCCTGGGTGAGCGCCCGGACCGCCCGGGCAGGCGGGTGGACGGGCAGGGCACTCGCGGCTCCCGGGAGCCGGGCCGGGCGGACCTCGGGGGCGGGCCGCAGTCCGCCGCAGGCAGCGACGACCCCCCGCTCCTGCCCCGCTCCCACGAGGCCGTGGTCAGCGCCGCGCTACGCCTGGTCGCAGCCGACCTGGAGCGCACGCGCTCGGGCCGCTCGCAGCGTCTGCCCAGCCTGGTCATGGCCCACGCCTTCGTCGTGGGGGGCCGGGCCAGCGAGTCCGAGCGGGACATCCGGGTGGGGGGCGTGGACGCGGTACCCGCGCAGGTCTTCTCCACCGCAGGCGGCTCGCCGCTGGCCCAGGCCTGCGGCGGCATCGACTACGTGGCCCTGGGGCACCTGCACCGCCCCCAGGAGGTAGCCCCCTCCCCCAGGGAGGCGGGGCAGGGACCGCGCCTGGTCTACCCCGGTTCCCCGCTGGCCCTCTCCTTCGAGGAGGCCGACGCCACCAAGTCCTCGGTGCTGCTCGACGTCGGCCCGTGCGGGGTCACCGCCCTGGAGCGCGTCCCCGTCCCGGTCCGCCACCACGTCCGCACCGTGGAGGGCACGATGGACGAGCTCCTCTCCCCCGCCACCCAGGACGCCACCGGGACGGACTCGTGGGTGCGCGTCGTCCTGCGGGGGGAGCGCCCGCCCGGCGCCCTGGCGACCCTGAGGACCCGCTTCCCCGGGCTGCTGGCCTTCCACCACGAGGCCCCCGCCCCCGGGCTGCGCGAGCAGGTGGGTGTCACCGCCGCCGCAGACCCCGTAGAGGTGGCCACCAGGTTTCTCGCCGACGTGGCCGGGCGACCCCCGGACCAGGCCGAGCGCCTCGCCGTGCAGCACGCCTACGAGGCTGTCCTGGCCCAGCAGCGGAGCGGCTCGTGA
- a CDS encoding inositol monophosphatase family protein, with protein sequence MTETSGTSRPAPPETRRRWRDDLRLAHTITDQVDRLTQARFDARDFTVETKPDLTPVTEADREAERTIRERLSRARGRDSVLGEEMPTTGGTGSTSSTARQWVVDPIDGTKSFVRGVPVWATLIALVEEGQVVVGLVSAPALGRRWWATTDGGAWTGRSLSSARRLQVSRVAKLADASLSYSSLSGWAGTGRLRGMLALIQSCWRSRAYGDFWSYMLLAEGAVDLAAEPELALYDMAALVPIVTEAGGTFTSLEGQAGPFGGSALASNTLLHPAATQYLGTLTD encoded by the coding sequence ATGACCGAGACCTCCGGCACCTCACGGCCCGCGCCCCCGGAGACCAGGCGCCGCTGGCGCGATGACCTGCGCCTGGCCCACACGATCACCGACCAGGTGGACCGGCTGACCCAGGCGCGCTTCGACGCTCGTGACTTCACCGTCGAGACAAAGCCTGACCTGACCCCGGTGACCGAGGCCGACCGTGAGGCGGAGCGCACCATCCGCGAGCGGCTGTCACGGGCGCGCGGGCGTGACTCGGTCCTGGGCGAGGAGATGCCGACCACGGGCGGCACAGGCAGCACAAGTAGCACAGCACGCCAGTGGGTGGTGGACCCGATCGACGGGACCAAGAGCTTTGTGCGCGGGGTACCGGTGTGGGCCACGCTGATCGCGCTGGTGGAGGAGGGGCAGGTCGTCGTCGGCCTGGTGTCGGCGCCGGCGCTGGGCCGACGCTGGTGGGCCACGACGGACGGGGGGGCCTGGACCGGCCGCTCCCTGAGCTCGGCGCGCCGCCTCCAGGTCTCCCGGGTCGCCAAGCTCGCGGACGCCTCCCTGTCCTACTCCTCCCTGTCCGGGTGGGCCGGCACCGGACGCCTGCGCGGCATGTTGGCGCTCATACAGTCCTGCTGGCGCAGCCGCGCCTACGGGGACTTCTGGTCCTACATGCTGCTGGCCGAGGGAGCGGTGGACCTGGCCGCAGAACCCGAGCTGGCGCTCTACGACATGGCTGCCCTGGTACCGATCGTCACTGAGGCCGGCGGCACCTTCACCTCGCTGGAGGGTCAGGCCGGTCCCTTCGGGGGCAGCGCCCTGGCCTCCAACACCCTCCTGCACCCGGCCGCCACGCAGTACCTGGGCACGCTGACCGACTGA
- a CDS encoding ABC transporter permease, giving the protein MLLALAGACALILPLAGLGSRVSWGQVPHLLASDGARSALLLSLRTCLASTTVCVVLGVPLALVLAQRWPGVRLARVLAVLPMTMPPVVAGIALLSTLGRRGLLGARLEAWGVGVAFSTTAVVIAQVFVSLPYLVVTLEAALRSRDTRPETVARTLGAGPWRVLLSITLPLVAPALARGTALALGRSLGEFGATLAFAGSREGVTRTMPLAIYLARESDTPTALALATLLTAVSFVVVGATTLRWDRLVAAVRRAGAALVVRTQPHPGAETPDAYDAPNTASTATSDATRSTPDGNGTCPTATRSTTASTGPGSGAPTSRGEDLEVVFSSPERDVVVSLLALAGRVTALLGPNGSGKSTVCAVAAGLVDATGGRVRLGGRLLDGPEGFVAAGRREVALLDQAPTLFPHMSVLDNVAFGPRCQGLSPAQARSRAWAELDAAGATHLAGRPSGALSGGQAARVALARALATRPRVLVLDEPTASLDVAARQEMRHLVARRTREEGLTVLLVTHDVLDVVALADVVIVLERGRVVETGETDQVLSCPGSDFTAQMTGTTVLAGTLAGSPQAPALELSDAPPTEPATVPGSEPDSRAGAVRDAVATDWTAGQWSGQDPRTIVHGRPGEVIEGFQPGLPGTALVPPDAVALYRDAPQGSPRNVLRGAVRSLERVGALVEVTVEVAPGQRLRATVTTGAVADLGIGVGQKLWAVVKAVEVRVVPRRAPTPAASEAPEDPEAPRTVGAPPSRPSRSSPLLGPGADNHEP; this is encoded by the coding sequence GTGCTCCTGGCACTGGCTGGCGCCTGCGCCCTCATCCTGCCCCTGGCGGGTCTGGGCAGCCGGGTCAGCTGGGGCCAGGTGCCGCACCTGCTTGCCTCCGACGGCGCGCGCAGCGCCCTGCTGCTGTCCCTGCGTACCTGCCTGGCCTCCACCACGGTCTGCGTGGTGCTGGGGGTGCCTCTGGCCCTGGTCCTGGCCCAGCGGTGGCCGGGGGTTCGCCTGGCCCGGGTGCTGGCGGTGCTGCCCATGACCATGCCGCCGGTGGTAGCCGGGATCGCCCTGCTGTCCACCCTGGGACGGCGCGGCCTGCTGGGCGCGCGGCTGGAGGCCTGGGGCGTGGGTGTCGCCTTCTCCACGACGGCGGTGGTCATCGCCCAGGTGTTCGTCTCCCTGCCCTACCTGGTGGTGACCCTGGAGGCGGCGCTGCGCAGCCGTGACACCCGGCCGGAGACGGTGGCGCGCACCCTGGGGGCCGGGCCCTGGCGGGTCCTGCTGAGTATCACCCTGCCCCTGGTGGCACCGGCGCTGGCGCGAGGCACCGCGCTGGCCCTGGGGCGCAGCCTGGGCGAGTTCGGGGCGACCCTCGCCTTCGCCGGCTCCCGGGAGGGGGTCACCCGCACCATGCCCCTGGCCATCTACCTGGCCCGGGAGAGCGACACCCCCACGGCCCTGGCCCTGGCGACGCTTCTCACTGCCGTGTCCTTCGTGGTGGTGGGCGCGACCACCCTGCGCTGGGACCGCCTGGTCGCTGCGGTCAGGAGAGCCGGAGCAGCCCTGGTGGTCCGCACCCAGCCGCACCCAGGCGCTGAGACGCCTGACGCGTACGACGCCCCCAACACTGCCAGCACCGCCACCTCTGACGCCACCCGCAGCACCCCTGACGGCAACGGAACCTGTCCCACCGCCACCCGCAGCACCACCGCCAGCACCGGTCCCGGCTCCGGCGCCCCAACCAGCCGTGGGGAGGACCTGGAGGTGGTCTTCTCCTCCCCTGAGCGCGACGTCGTCGTCAGCCTGCTCGCGCTCGCCGGGAGAGTCACGGCACTCCTGGGTCCCAACGGCTCGGGCAAGTCCACGGTGTGCGCCGTGGCCGCCGGCCTGGTGGACGCCACGGGTGGGCGTGTGCGCCTGGGCGGGAGGCTCCTGGACGGACCCGAGGGCTTCGTGGCGGCGGGGCGCCGGGAGGTGGCGCTGCTCGACCAGGCGCCGACGCTGTTCCCCCACATGTCCGTGCTGGACAACGTAGCCTTCGGTCCCCGCTGCCAAGGACTGTCGCCTGCCCAGGCGCGCAGCCGTGCCTGGGCCGAGCTCGACGCCGCAGGCGCCACCCACCTGGCCGGCCGTCCGAGCGGGGCCCTCTCCGGCGGGCAGGCGGCCCGGGTGGCCCTGGCCCGCGCACTGGCCACCCGGCCGCGTGTCCTCGTCCTGGACGAGCCGACAGCCTCCCTGGACGTGGCCGCCCGCCAGGAGATGCGCCACCTGGTGGCCCGTCGCACCCGGGAGGAGGGGCTGACCGTGCTGCTGGTGACCCACGACGTCCTGGATGTCGTGGCGCTGGCCGACGTCGTCATCGTCCTGGAGCGGGGGCGGGTGGTCGAGACGGGTGAGACGGACCAGGTGCTGTCGTGTCCTGGTTCTGACTTCACCGCTCAGATGACCGGCACCACAGTACTGGCCGGGACCCTGGCGGGATCACCGCAGGCCCCGGCGCTGGAGCTGAGCGACGCACCACCCACAGAGCCAGCCACGGTACCGGGCAGCGAGCCGGATTCTCGCGCAGGCGCCGTCCGGGATGCCGTCGCGACAGACTGGACTGCCGGGCAGTGGTCCGGGCAGGACCCCCGCACCATCGTCCACGGACGGCCCGGGGAGGTGATTGAGGGCTTCCAGCCGGGCCTGCCGGGTACGGCCCTCGTGCCGCCCGACGCGGTCGCCCTCTACCGCGACGCCCCCCAGGGCAGCCCTCGTAACGTGCTGCGTGGGGCCGTCAGGAGCCTGGAACGGGTCGGCGCCCTGGTAGAGGTGACGGTCGAGGTCGCGCCAGGACAGCGGCTGAGAGCCACCGTGACGACAGGGGCCGTGGCTGACCTGGGGATCGGGGTCGGCCAGAAGCTGTGGGCGGTGGTCAAGGCTGTCGAGGTGCGTGTCGTGCCCCGCCGAGCGCCCACCCCTGCCGCCTCGGAGGCCCCGGAAGACCCGGAGGCCCCGCGCACTGTCGGGGCACCGCCCTCAAGACCCTCACGATCTTCCCCCCTCCTCGGACCGGGAGCAGACAACCATGAACCGTAG
- a CDS encoding undecaprenyl-diphosphate phosphatase encodes MNWLHAVILGIVEGVTEFLPISSTGHLNIVERLLGYDIDSVGMTAFTAVIQIGAIIAAIIYFWNDIVRIVAAWLRGLRDSGARRDPDYTLGWGIILGTLPVAVAGLALRPFIEVTARSLWIIAGALIVWSGVMWLADRRKNLSKGMRQVGIRDALTIGVFQALAPVFPGISRSGATISAGLLLGFDRVTSTRLSFFMGIPALVAAGLLEAVTAASEIGHSSIGWSATLIATVVSGVVAYATIAWLLRFVSSNKFTSFIIYRVALGAVIMALVGTGVVAA; translated from the coding sequence GTGAACTGGCTGCACGCCGTCATCCTCGGCATCGTCGAGGGTGTGACCGAGTTCCTTCCGATATCCTCCACCGGCCACCTCAATATTGTGGAGCGGCTTCTCGGATACGACATCGACTCCGTCGGGATGACCGCCTTCACCGCAGTCATCCAGATCGGCGCGATTATCGCGGCGATCATCTACTTCTGGAACGACATCGTGCGGATCGTGGCGGCCTGGCTGCGGGGCCTGAGAGACAGCGGCGCCCGCCGCGACCCCGACTACACGCTGGGGTGGGGAATCATCCTGGGCACGCTTCCTGTCGCCGTGGCGGGCCTGGCCCTGCGCCCCTTTATCGAGGTCACAGCCCGTTCCCTGTGGATCATCGCCGGGGCACTTATCGTCTGGTCGGGCGTCATGTGGCTGGCTGACCGGAGGAAGAACCTCAGCAAGGGGATGCGGCAGGTAGGTATCCGCGACGCCCTGACCATCGGGGTCTTCCAGGCGCTGGCGCCTGTCTTCCCCGGCATCTCCCGCTCCGGGGCGACCATCTCGGCAGGCCTGCTCCTGGGCTTTGACCGGGTGACCTCCACGAGGCTGTCCTTCTTCATGGGGATCCCCGCCCTGGTGGCCGCCGGGCTGCTGGAGGCGGTGACGGCAGCGAGCGAGATCGGCCACTCCAGCATCGGGTGGAGCGCGACCCTCATCGCCACGGTCGTGTCCGGTGTGGTGGCCTACGCCACTATCGCCTGGCTGCTGAGGTTCGTCTCCTCCAACAAGTTCACCTCCTTCATCATCTACCGCGTGGCCCTGGGGGCGGTCATCATGGCCCTGGTGGGCACCGGCGTCGTCGCCGCCTGA
- a CDS encoding zinc-dependent alcohol dehydrogenase family protein: MRGVVMHGTRDVRVEDREVPRVVEPTDAVIRLEAACICGSDLWPYRGVDEVTEPRPMGHEYVGTVVETGSAVSSVKVGDFVVGSFCLSDNTCEICADGFQSRCANGGFMGDTQAQYTRVPLADGTLVAVPGGRPQDEDVVASLLAASDVLGTGWFGAVAANAGPGRTIAVVGDGAVGLSAVLAAKALGSEKVIVFSRHEDRADLAREFGAGVVIAERGEEGAARVKELTGGYGAHGVVEAVGTQESMMQAIASTRPGGHVGYVGVAHGVSLPGEQLFFAEVSLLGGPAPVRRFLPDLIDRILSGEINPGKVFTMRIPLEEAAEGYRAMDERRAIKVLLRP, encoded by the coding sequence ATGCGTGGTGTGGTCATGCACGGCACCCGCGACGTGCGGGTGGAGGACCGCGAGGTCCCCCGCGTCGTGGAGCCTACCGACGCCGTCATCAGGCTGGAGGCAGCCTGTATCTGCGGCTCCGACCTGTGGCCCTACCGTGGCGTGGACGAGGTCACCGAGCCCCGGCCCATGGGGCACGAGTACGTGGGCACCGTCGTCGAGACGGGGTCAGCCGTGAGCAGCGTCAAGGTCGGCGACTTCGTCGTGGGCTCCTTCTGCCTGAGCGACAACACCTGCGAGATCTGTGCCGACGGCTTCCAGTCCCGCTGCGCCAACGGGGGCTTCATGGGCGACACCCAGGCCCAGTACACCCGTGTGCCCCTGGCCGACGGCACACTGGTGGCCGTGCCCGGTGGCAGGCCGCAGGACGAGGACGTCGTCGCCTCCCTGCTGGCTGCCTCCGACGTCCTGGGCACCGGATGGTTCGGTGCCGTAGCCGCTAACGCCGGCCCGGGCCGGACTATCGCCGTGGTCGGCGACGGCGCCGTGGGCCTGAGTGCGGTCCTGGCCGCCAAGGCCCTGGGCTCGGAGAAGGTCATCGTCTTCTCCCGCCACGAGGACCGGGCCGATCTGGCCCGCGAGTTCGGCGCCGGCGTCGTCATCGCCGAGCGCGGCGAGGAGGGGGCCGCCAGGGTCAAGGAGCTCACCGGCGGCTACGGTGCCCACGGCGTCGTGGAGGCCGTGGGCACCCAGGAGTCGATGATGCAGGCGATCGCCTCGACCCGTCCCGGCGGGCACGTGGGCTACGTGGGCGTGGCCCACGGCGTCTCCCTGCCCGGCGAGCAGCTGTTCTTCGCCGAGGTCAGCCTGCTGGGCGGACCCGCCCCGGTGCGCCGTTTCCTGCCCGACCTCATCGACCGCATCCTGTCCGGCGAGATCAACCCGGGCAAGGTCTTCACCATGCGCATCCCGCTGGAGGAGGCCGCCGAGGGCTACAGGGCCATGGACGAGCGCCGCGCCATCAAGGTGCTCCTGCGGCCCTGA
- the moeB gene encoding molybdopterin-synthase adenylyltransferase MoeB, with product MSAPDPPPASGPPPLWPPVVGEDRLKPLRRDELVRYHRNALVPEVGLAGQQRIRAARILLVGAGGLGSPAALYLAAAGTGHLGVVDDDEVDVSNLQRQVIHTTAGVGRPKVDSAAEALRTLNPDVEVRTYRERVTASNAVEVLRGWDLVIDGTDSFAARYVLNDAAVLLGLPLVHGAVLRSHGQVGVFDSRHGPCYRCLHPAPPPPGSVPSCAEAGVLGVLPGIIGAMQAAEALKLVVGGARPLIGRLLVVDAWGGRVREVPVSRNPECPTCGDSPSVTSLPEEPGTGSALCAPTAPPPVSAPETTVPSASTQAAASPTSEPVTGSAQPWPVLTVTPEWLREHQNQGEAVAVLDVREEVEVAMDPLPGAPLPGSHHIPLGEVVEHMSELDTDRLTVVVCAAGQRSVRVVEALRAAGYSGAMATLEGGVAAWRGLRDWS from the coding sequence ATGTCCGCGCCGGATCCCCCGCCCGCCTCGGGCCCCCCACCGCTGTGGCCCCCGGTGGTCGGCGAGGACCGGCTGAAGCCGCTGAGGCGCGACGAGCTGGTCCGCTACCACCGCAACGCCCTGGTCCCCGAGGTCGGGTTGGCAGGCCAGCAGCGCATCCGGGCCGCGAGGATCCTCCTGGTAGGCGCTGGGGGCCTGGGCTCGCCCGCAGCCCTCTACCTGGCTGCGGCTGGGACCGGGCACCTGGGCGTGGTGGATGACGACGAGGTCGACGTGAGCAACCTCCAGCGCCAGGTCATCCACACCACCGCCGGTGTGGGCCGTCCCAAGGTGGACTCGGCGGCCGAGGCTCTCCGGACGCTCAACCCTGACGTGGAGGTCCGCACCTACCGGGAGCGGGTCACCGCCTCCAACGCCGTGGAGGTGCTGCGCGGGTGGGACCTCGTCATCGACGGGACGGACAGCTTTGCCGCACGCTACGTCCTCAACGACGCTGCTGTGCTTCTGGGCCTGCCCCTGGTGCACGGGGCGGTGCTGCGCTCTCACGGGCAGGTCGGGGTCTTCGACTCCCGCCACGGCCCCTGCTACCGCTGCCTGCACCCGGCTCCCCCGCCACCGGGCTCGGTACCCTCCTGCGCCGAGGCCGGCGTCCTGGGCGTGCTGCCGGGGATCATCGGCGCTATGCAGGCCGCCGAGGCCCTCAAGCTCGTCGTCGGCGGCGCCCGGCCGCTGATCGGGCGGCTCCTGGTGGTGGACGCCTGGGGCGGGCGGGTCCGGGAGGTACCGGTGTCGCGGAACCCGGAGTGCCCCACCTGCGGGGACAGCCCCTCGGTCACCAGTCTCCCGGAGGAGCCCGGAACCGGCTCAGCCCTCTGCGCGCCGACGGCGCCCCCACCTGTCTCTGCACCGGAGACGACCGTCCCGTCTGCCTCGACCCAGGCTGCTGCCTCGCCCACGTCCGAACCTGTCACCGGTTCCGCGCAGCCCTGGCCTGTGCTCACCGTGACGCCCGAATGGCTGCGGGAGCACCAGAATCAGGGGGAAGCCGTGGCCGTCCTGGACGTGCGTGAGGAGGTCGAGGTCGCGATGGACCCTCTCCCGGGCGCTCCCCTGCCGGGCTCCCACCACATCCCGCTGGGGGAGGTGGTGGAGCACATGAGCGAGCTCGACACCGACCGGCTCACAGTGGTGGTGTGCGCCGCCGGACAGCGCTCCGTCAGGGTAGTGGAGGCGCTGCGAGCCGCAGGCTACTCCGGTGCCATGGCCACTCTTGAGGGTGGCGTGGCAGCCTGGAGAGGGCTCCGGGACTGGTCGTAG